The genomic stretch tgaatccaacctccgatacttagctgtgtgaccttggacaaatcatcaGTTTTCccacctgcaaaatgggggtattaatagtacctacttcccggggttattgtgaggataaaatgagataacacttattaagtactttaaaaacctttttttttaaattttgaatggaaaaatatttacttttccaattacatgtaagaatAATCTTTTagtaaagttttaaattttaattaatgttaatgttttaacttatttttgttttaatttatttttaattttcatgttttacattattttaaatattttagtgttttaaagaaaagttttaaaaacctattttgctctgtattcagactccatcagttctctctctggagggggagagcatttttcatcctgagttcttcagaagcactttgcaaatcttgaaaagactctataaatgctagtcaCTGTTGGGGTTTGGGCCGTCCCTCGATCGatgctcctttttcttccttccgcAGAGAAGGGCTCCGGCCAGGCGCAGAGCGTCACTCTGGCCCGGAATTCCCGCTACTACCTGACGTGCCCCGTGGAGTCCCACCACGCCACGTACTCCTGGCACCACGGAGACAAGAAGGTGCATCGCTGCGAGCCCGGCTGGCAGAACTCTGACTGCATCCTTTTCATCGAGAGGCTCACCGACGAGCAGTACGGCCTGTACCGATGCAAGGCCGAGGAGGGCTCCTACAGCCGCATCGCCGTTCAGTGGGAGCTCCGCAAGGAAGCCACCGCCGAGCACCTGCTGATGGGCAATGATGCGGGGGGCCTCGACGCCCTGCTCTGTCTCAGGCTGCTGTTTGCTCTCCTCGTTTTCCTCCTGTTTCAATAAGGATCCCTCCTCGACCCCCTTCCCAGCATCTCCTCCTTCTCAGGATGTGGGCT from Gracilinanus agilis isolate LMUSP501 unplaced genomic scaffold, AgileGrace unplaced_scaffold26420, whole genome shotgun sequence encodes the following:
- the LOC123254606 gene encoding semaphorin-7A-like; protein product: MEIQPFRHHPAIIQSMTLDSTTMKLYVNSQWEVSQVPLDLCSEYRGGCQGCLMARDPYCGWDDVNGQCVSIYKYKGPVLQSLGPNEPHTECPSSKSEKGSGQAQSVTLARNSRYYLTCPVESHHATYSWHHGDKKVHRCEPGWQNSDCILFIERLTDEQYGLYRCKAEEGSYSRIAVQWELRKEATAEHLLMGNDAGGLDALLCLRLLFALLVFLLFQ